TGCTTGGCGGCAGCTGCAGCGAGGGAGCGGGCAACTGCGGCGGATGGTGGCGCACCTCCGGCTCGGAGTCAGGCACGATCACGATGCCCGCCAGCCGCTCAGTGACCCAGCTGGGAGGTGTCCGGCCGGCCATCACGTCCTGAACGAATGTCGGCGCCGAGGACCGCAAGCCGCCGAATATGTGCGGAAGGTAGGGGAGCGGCAGGTGGCCGCGGTCCCGAGGGAGTTCGGGAACGATCGAGCCTTCAGGGAGCGGCATCAAGGCAGTGTCCGCTGCCGAAAACTGCCCCATGCGAATCGTGGAGACCTGGCCGAACACCATTCTGGCGATCGTCTGTGCCTGCCCCTCCGGGTTGCTGAGGAGATCCCGGACTTCGTGCGGCAGGACCTTTTGATTCAGGTCGATGATGGGAGGCAGGGGCTTGTCCGTGCCCAGCATGTCCTCGAGAGGCATGGAGCGGTGTAGCGCGTCGGCGGCGTACTCGCTCGGCCGCAGCATCGTCATAACGTTGTGCGCCGACAATCCAGCCAACCACGAGACCCCCGCCCGGTCCCGGTCGCGGCAGTGCCCGTCATTGTGGGGAGAGGAGCACTCCAAAGTGGCGCGGTACTGTCGATCCCCTGCGTAGATGACGTAGGAGAACGGAACGCCGAACACTTCCGCCGACTCCAGCAGAAGATCCATCTGACGGCGCTTCCCCTTACCACTGCGGTAGCCCAGATCGAGACTCCATCTGCCGTTGTTGACCTTCAAGGTCTTCGCCTGCACCAGCATCATGAAGCACACACCGGAACGGTCGAGCCACACCCAGAGCCAGTCCGCGCCGTACCTGGACTCCTCGGTCTTGGTGAACTCGTAGTACTCGATCTCAGGAGAGGCAGAAGCCAGCAGGATCTGAGTGGCCGTCTCTTCCATCAGGAGAGGGCGCCCCTCCCGCCGACGGCGGAGCTGATAGCCCTCGACCGCCAGGCGTGCCTGCAGGAGCGCCGTACGAGGTGCACGGCGCCGGGCCGAGCCGGTAACCGGGTCGATAACCTCACGGACGATTCCGGCATAGCGTGGGTCCTCAGCAACGCGGCGGAGTTCGGCCAAGAGCTCGCGAACCAGCCGCCGCTGCCCGGCCGAGCGGATGTCGTCGGGCGTGCGGTCGATATTGAGCGACACAATGAAATCGTCGCGCTCCTGCACTTCTTCTCTCCCGCCAGTCGTCATGTGGGCGGCTGTGACCCGCACAAGGCCACCTCCGCAATGATGACGCACGGGTCCGACAACGACGACTGCCTCTCAACAGGTAGCACTTGGCAGGGAACGGACCTGGTCGGACGACACCACCCACGCCGTCCATGAATCCCTCGTCCTGCGCGCCGAGTTCGTCCACGAAGCCGACCCCGACGACGCCCAGTGGAAGATAGCCGCGTACGAAAGCCCGGTCGGCGAGCGCGTGTGGCACGCCACCGCGACCACCACAGTCCCTGTTGAGATCATGCGGGTACTCCTCGACAGCCTCGCCTCCGCGGACGCGGCACAGATCGCGGCGGGCAACCAGGTCTCAGATGCGACCATCGACGATGGCCACCCGCCCGCTGACCGACGCCGGCTGGGACCACACCGTCGACAGCCGCTGGGTCCGCCGGCAGGCACCAGGAGATGACCCCGCAGGCGTCCAGTTCGACGCCTTCGACGCCCACTGCCATCGCGGCGCCTTGCCCGCCTGAACCTTCTAGGGCGGCGCCGCCGGCACTCCCCGGTGAGCGCTTCACTTCTCGCCTCACGCCGCAGCCTCGGTGCTGCAGGATGTCGCCTTCGAGGTGGCCCACCGGCTCATGCAGAAACCGGTCACAGCCCGGCCTCAGGCGCTGAACGCCCTGAGCCGTACCGACATCAGCGCGCAGCCGACTTCACGCGCCGGTTCGGCAAGAGGGCGGTGACTGCCACTTGGGCATCCCAGTGCATGTCCGGCCCCAACACCACCTCACTCCCAGGACGCCGACGGCGGGCCTGCGGAGCAAGGCGCACTGGGCACCATCGAAGTGGGTATGCCCGTTCCCCTTCCGGTCCGGCGATGTGTCGCATACCGGCAGCCGAATGCTGGGAATGTGTGTTGAGCTAAAGCGATCTCTCCCACCCGACCTACCAGTTGACGCAGAAGATCCACGCTGCTCTGCAGTGAACCCTGGATGAATTGGGAATCTCACACTCGAAGCAACCTCGTTTACAGCCCTGGCTCCTTCCGTACGTGCTTCGTAAGCGAGTCGATGAATCCCGCAAATTCTAGCTTCGGGTCGGGTTGGCCGATAGGACGTTCGGGATCTTTGGGGGCCAAGACGAAGCAGGCAGCGTCATAGAGTCCATCCTCGACCAGTCTGCGGCAAAGCACTTGATAACGGTCAGCATATGAAGGACGCCCCTCAAACGCCTCGTCCACTTTGAAGCTCGGCTTGAAGTCTCGCTTCGCACTCTGCGTGGATCCGTCTGCGTCCTCCAGTAGGAATACGTATCCCAGCCAGGGTCGGGCATCGCCAAGGAGGCCCTTGGCGATGGCGCGCTGAGTATCTACAGCGCTACCGATCGCTTCTTCTGTTCTGTTATTGAAGTTGTTCCCGAACGAGGGCCCGGACTGCGACTTGAACTCGATAGCCGCAACCAGCTGGGTTCCATTTTTGACGATGAGATCCCATTGCTTGGTTGGCCGATAATACCCAGGCAGCTCAGCTTTCTTGCCCAGGAAAATTGAGCTGGCCGGGTACTCAAGTACGTCCACGAAGTGTTCCACGATCAGTTGCGTCAGAGCATCAAGATGGGCGCCACCTGTAACGGCGCCCCGGAGCCCCGCATCCTGCTTCCCCTCAGCGATTTGCCTCGCGGTCTGCTGCTCTCGCTTCTCCCAGTACTTCCGGACTGCGAGTTCAAATTTTCCGTCCACGGACCCACCATGATCGACGTGCAGCCAGTGGGCGGGCTGCACGAGACTGGCACAGCTCTCGACGCTGCGGGCCTCGACCACCGAAGCCAGAGGCCAGGCTAGTGGAACACGCCGTCTCGACGCTCCCCATGGCCGAAACAAGGCCCCCCGGCCCACCCCGGTTCAGGTCCTGTTGGCGCAGTACTTTGCGAGATACCCCGCAAGGGATTCCATAAAGCTACCAAAATCAATACCAGTACTCGGGTCCGGCTGCTTGACCAGGGCGCCTGGGGTGGTATTCGAGAGGAGGAAGCACGCTCCATCGTAGAGCTTGTTCTCCAACAAGCGTTCACAAAGCAAGCGATACCGGTCCTCATAGGACGGGTGAGTCCCGTAAGCGGGATCCGTCGGGAGAGCAGCACTCACTTGCTGCCGGGCCGGCCGCGTCGACCCCAGCGCCTCTTCCAGAATGAATAGATACCCAATCCAGGGCCTATGATCATCCCCCCTGTCCCTTCCGAGCAGCCCCTTCTTGTGAGCAAGCCTCAAGTCGGTAGCACTCCCGATAGCTTCCTCATTTCGGTTGTTCGCGTTATTGCTGATCTTCTCAACGGACTGAGATTTCATCTCAATGGCAAAAACGAGACGGTCCCCATCCAGGGCAACGATGTCCCAGTTCTTGCGTGGCCGGTAAACCCCGGGAAGCGTGGCGGCCTCACCTCTCAAGAAGGTAATGGGAGTGCTCTTGCAAGCCTCTGTCGCGGATTCGATCACGAGGTCTTCGACCGCAGCCATGTGCTTCCCACTTTGGGTGCCACGCGAACGGGCCGCCCACATCGTGTGGACGGCCCGGTTCAAGGCGTCGTTGTCCCAGGTTGGTTGGGTGCTCATCAGTCCCCCATGTCAGTCAGTCCGGGATGCGCTCGATCCCGTAGACGCGGAGGGCCGCCTCGGTGGCGGCTTGCACATCGCGGTGATCAAACGCGTGTGCCAACGCTAGAGCATCGGTCTGACAAATGGCCTCGGGGCGAGGAACCCGGATACGCCTCAGGTACTGGGCCTGGAAGCGGAGTGTGCCGCCCCGCATCCTCACCGCGTACGCCTCAACGAAGGTCTGGGCCACGCGAGACAGGAGGAGTCCTCCCAGAACCTTGATGTCCCATGTGTCGGACACAACGTAATAGAGGTTGTGATGGGGGTAGTAGCCACCTTCATCCAGTACCGGATGAATTGTCAGCTTCATGTCCGGAAGCAGCAACTTCGGCCGACCCGTCAGACGTGAGTCGATCTTGTCGATCGTCTTGTACCAACGGTCGGGCTGCTTTTTCGCCACGTAACGGCCTTCGAGAGCTGCCCGATGCTTCTCGAAGTAAGCCCTCAGCCTGGGGTACTTGTCGAGGTCTACCAGCTCGCCATCGTCATCCCACGGGTTGACCATGTGGGTGCCGTGCCACTCCAGGTGCCCGCTCTTGGCGTCCTTCACCATCGCCATGGGGAGAAGGCGGTCCTTCTCCACGAGCGTGTCGTCCTCAGTGAGAAAGACAGCGTCAGATCCTGTAGCCACGCCGATCCCGACCTTCGTCAACGTCTCTTCAAGCACGGGGAATCGGTCGTTCAGGTCCTCAAGCAAGGCGAGGCGTGCGGGGCTTCCGGCCGGCCACGAGTCTGCTGCCGAGAACCAGTGAGGCAGTCGGGCCGCCTTGAAGCTGCTTGTGTTCGCAGCAGCGCGATCCTCGTCGCCGAGCCAGTCCATCAGCCGACGGGCTTCGTCCGGTCCGAAGGACTTCGTGGTGTCGACCGCAACTGACTTTCCTTGTGGGTGATTACGCAGGATCGTAATCGCCGGGTAGGCCGACACCTGCTCTTCGAAAGCATCGACATCATGCATAGTTGCAACAAAATCCATGCTGAAGTGGTCGGCGACTAGCCGACGCAGCTCACGGCCATACTGGTTGCGCATCCAGCGATCCGCACAGATGAACCCGAGCGCCCCACCGCGCGCGAGGGAAGCGAGGCCCCTCTCGAAGAATCCGACGTAGATGTCAGAGCGGCCAACCATGGACGGATGACCCCTCCGATAAAGCTGCATCCGCTGGTCTGGAACATCTTCCAAACGGATATAGGGAGGGTTTCCTACAACGAAGTCGGCCTTCCCTGCGTCATCAAGGAGGTAGTCCCCGTGCTGAATCCACTGCCTGACGACGGTGTCAACCGTCTCGCGGTCCCAGCCATCTGCAACAAGGACGTCCGCGACCGCCTCGCGACTCGCCTTCACGTTGCGACTCAGCAGGTCGAGGGCACGGACCCCCTTCACGGGGAGGTCCCGTTCAAGCTTTCGGCACACCGTGCTGAGGCGCTCAACGATGCCAAGAAGGAACGCGCCAGATCCGCAGGCGGGATCGACGATGACGAGTTGATCAAGATCCCGGTCAGTGGTGTACCCGACCAGGTCGAGGATCATGTCGACGACCCATCGGCGAGTGTAGACCTCGCCGTTGGCCACGGCCTCGGCAGGGATGGCCTCGGCGTGGACAGTGGCGCTATGCGAGCTGGTGAGAGACACATCCGTGAGGCTATCGTCTCCGACGGCCCAGTCCGCCGCGAGGTGGGCATCACCGCGCGTTCCTGCCGGAAGGAGCGCGCCGTCCTTCGAACGCACGGCTTGAGGGATATGGACTGAAGCAGAGGCAACATTCGCCATTAACGAAACCCTTTTCTGATGGACTGCGGCTTTACAATGAGGCAACTGTGACATGCCTCATGAAGATGTTTCCAGTCCTGAGCGTCTGCCTCCAGCGAACTTGTATTTCATCGCAACGCCGGTCTCGAAATATATGTAATTGGGCTCCACCAAGAGCAAATCACTCAGACTGCGAACGACGATGTGGACGCGCTGACGGCAGGTCCACAGACTCCTACATCGGGATAAGTCTGATGGAATGCCCCGCAGAATCGGCCTGTTCCTGAACATGGTCCAGCGCTACGTCCGCTATGCGGGGCCCGACCGCATGGTGCATAGCCCGGCCTACCGATCGCCCCCCACCTACCGCAACCACCTCGGCCCGCTACGCAGTGATGCGGCCGCGCCGCCTGGCCAGCCTTTCTACCCTCGGCCGCCGCTCCTGGACCACCCGCGCGACTGGCCAGGTTAGTCCGGCAGCCGGCCTCGGGCACGCCTCGGTAAAAGGGAGGTGGGCCCCTCATCTACGTCCAGGGGCCCACCCTTACCCGACAAGTCGGGTCTACCTCGTCGGTCAGACTTGCAGGATCAGCGCTTCCACCTGTTCGAGCGTCATCACGCTGGCCTGGGCTGCGGCCCGGACCTTCGTCAGCTTCTCCATCCACTCGATCCGCTGCTCAGCCGGGAGCGCGTCCTCTTCGAGCTGGACTCGCAGGCGGTGCGCCTCCTCGAAGTCCGTCATCAGATTGTGGGCGGAGTCCACGGCCTGCTGGTAGCCGCTCTCGACGAGTTCCACGCGGGCGGGCAGCTCACGGCGCAGCGCGGCCAGTTGGTCGTGCGGGTCGACAGGCGGGGCGCCGTGCGCGGTGGCAGCAGCGGAATTCGTGCTGATTCCGGCCGTGGTGGAAGCACTTGCGCTTCCGGGGTCGCCCGGGGCCGCACGACCGAGCTCCACGGGGAAGGTCTCGTCGAACCATGCCTTGTCTGCGACGAAGTGGGTGGGCCGCCCCTTGATGTCTGGGGCGATCACCATCCCCGCGGTGATCGGCGTCCAGCCCTCAACCCAATGCTGCTCGCCGTAACAGATCAGAGAATTGCCGTCTTCGGCCTCGGGCGGCTGAGTTGCGTCCGGGTGCTCCAGCACGGCCTTCGCGAACGCAAGGAGAAGGGCCCGGCTGACGCCCGGGGCGCTGGCTGCTGTGTACGCCAGGGTGAGGGCGGCGAGGGCGCTCTTGGGGGTGCGCCGCACGCCCTTGCGGCCGTCGCCTGCCTCGCTGCCCTGGCCAGCGGTGATAAACGGCTGCGGAGCATGGATCAGCGCTGGTGCCATGCGCTGGACGAGGGCGGCCCAGGCGGTTGCGTCGCCGGCCTCTGCCCCGAGGAGGAGCACCTTGAGTGATCGCGGGTCCTGCCCGGCGCCCTTGGCGGTCTCCGGGACGCCGAAGAAGCCGAGGGCGGAGAGGATATTTCCCCGGTGCAGAAACAGCTGGGCGATGGCGGCGGACCACAGGCGGGTACGTGCCTCTGCTGTCTTGGCCTTGGTCTGGCTCCACGCCGGCTCCTGGAGCGTCCCCCTGACGATCGGCCAGAAACGCCCCGTGTCACGGACGGTGCGAGCGTTCGTCCGCTTCGGGGCCTCGGGCGGGATCTCGGGGAACACGAGCGCGGTGATGGCGCGCACTGCGATGTCGCGGAGCACGGCCAGGGAGACATCGTCGCCAGCGGGCACGAGCGGCACGAGCGGGTCGAGCGGTCCGTTGGCGGTCAGTGCGTCGCGCACCCCGACCAGGTCCAGGAGATCCGCGCCTCGCGCGTCGGGGAACGCCTCGGTGAGCGCGTCCGCGAGGACCGACTCCCTGGCGTAGGCGTCGACGAGCGTCGCGAACAGGGCGATCAGGCGCGCATCCTCGTCGTAGGGTTGGATGCCGCGCAGGTGGTCGTTGACGTTCAGCGTCCGCAGGACGTGCTCCAGCGCCGCCGGCTTGGTGCAGCCGATCACGATCTCCGAGGAGATCGTGGCGATCTTCCCGGCCCGGACCGACGGGTCGGTCGCCTCTGTCTCCGGCTTGGCGACGGCCTCGTTGAGCCGGTCGGAGAGCCGGTTCAGGATCTCGCGCTGACTCAGCAACAGCAGCTCCGGATCAGCCTTCTTGCCCTTCGGCATGGGCAGGAGAGACTGGGGCATCCCCGTGACCAGGTGTTCCGGCCGCACGCGGAAGATGTTGAGACGGGCCAGTGCCCGGTTGTTCCCGGTCACGGCGGCCAGACGCCACAGCTTCGACACCGTGCCGTCGGGGCGGATGATCTGCCACTGCTGCAGAACGTTCATGCCCTTGGAGAGCTGGCCCGCGTCCACGAGGGACTCGGCCAGGTCGTAGCCGCGGGTCTTCCCGGCGCGCTCCAGATTCTCGGCGGCGTACCGCTGCATGTGGACCGCCACGTCGTAGGGCTGCTCGGCGAGAGTGAGCGCTGCCTTAGGCTCCCCGTCCTCCTCCGCCGCCCGGACCACAGGACGCGGCCGCCGGCCGCCGAGGGCGGCCAGGAGTGCCTGGCGCTCGCCTTCGAGTTCCCCCACCCGGCGGTCAGCATCCTCGTGCTTCTGCCTGGCCGCCGCCAGGGCCTGCGCGGCGTACGTGTCGTCACCGGCCGCGCGGCGGCAGCTTTCCCGCTCCCTCTCGGCGGTCTTTGCGGTCTTCCTGGCTTCGTGCAGCGCCAACTCGGCGGCGATGAGGTCCTTGACGCGCTGGCTGGCCTCAGGAACGGGCGGCGACCAGCAGCTGACGGTGCGGTCGTTGAGGTCCCACGGGACCGCTGCAGCACCATGAACGTCACACATCAGCAGGAGTACCTGCTCCTCGCCGGCCTGCACGAGGCGGTAAGCCGAGGGCTTGAGCACCTTCTTGCCGCTCCGGCTGGTGATGAGACCCTTGATCTCGGTGTCCGGGAGAGCGGTGGCCAGCCCCTCGGTGATCGCCTGCCGGGGAGGCGGGACGACCCCGTGTTCCGCGCAGGTGTTCTCGATGGCGTCCGCGAGGTTCCGGCCATAGGCGTCGGTGCCGATGCGCGGAAAAATGCCGTCAGGTCGTTTCGCGACCATGGTGTTGTCCTTTCACCCGGCGTGCCGGGCGAACACACAAGCTCCCGCCTCTCGGGAGCGTGTCACGCGCCCGAGCGCCGAAGCCTCGTGCCGACGAGGAACGGGCCAACACCCTGCAGAAGGGAGTCCGGCGGTCCTCGCCCCGTACGGTCCATCTGCCAACGCCCGAAGAACGATCAGCCCCAACAAAACGCCTCGGTGGCGTCTGGACGTCTCGCAGCTTGCTCCTGCTCCGCCGACGGCGGCATGAGGCGGACGCCGGTGATGAGCCACCGACGTGCACCACAGAATCTGCCACTACGACCAACGGCGGGGGTGATCCCAAGCCGCCACGTTCACCAGATCGGGTGGCCTATTCCCCAATCGCGCCCATTGCTTGGGCGGGTTGAGATAAGCCACCTTGGCAGTGTCGGCCTCTGGCGGGTACCCACCCCGCAGCAGTGCGTTCTCTCCCAACAGGATGGGAGCCCCTTGCCGAAGTGCGAGGCAGCGTAGCGGTGGATCCCCGGTTACCGAAACCGGAGATCCACCGCATCCTTATAGCTCCACCGCCATTCCCTACCTGCCGCGTCGAAAGGCAGCACCACGACAGCAACCCCCTACACCGCAACCGCGCCACCCACGACCAAGCTGACGACCAGCGCGCTACGCCGCGGCGTAGCTGAGGCGGAACAGATCCTGGGCACGCTCCAGATCCCGCTCCGAACGCAGCTGCAACTCCAAGTCACCCGTGCCATGGTGACCGAGCCCTGTTACGTCCCGGGTGAAGTCCGGAACGAGGTCGACGTCCTTCGGGTCGGCCTTGAGGTAGACGAGGATCTTGGTCTGCTGCGGCGCAAGCACGCAGGCGAAGTTCCGCAGCCGCTGGTAGGCCGCGTACTGCTTGCGCTGCACGCGGGTGACGCCGGCCCCGAGACCGGTCAGCGCCTCATCGACCGCCCCGGCCAGCTCAGTCATCGCACCGTCGTGTCGTCGAACCATCGTCAGGTCGGGCCCACGCCATCGGGGAACAGCCGAATGCCCGGTGACCGATGCCACGGTCTCCAGGCCGATGTGGTCGCTGCCGTAGTACCGGTAGCGGACCAGGTCGATGCTGCGCCGGTGCTCGCGTACGGCGTGCGCGTCGTAGCGGGTGAAGTCGCCGGCCACACAGATCAGTCGAGGCACGCTCCACAGAATCTGAGATGTGGTCATCCCCCCGAGCCGGTCGCGAACCAGCCCCTGGAAGGCGTCCTTGTGGTTCGTCAGCCAGGCCATGTAGTAGAGGCCCTGGTTGATCACGCCTGCGTCGGTGCCACGCTTGTATTCGACGATCACGGGTGCGCCGTTCTCGTCGAGGCCCAGTGAGTCGATCCGCCCGCCATCGACACAGTCGATGGCGTACTCGCTCGCCAGGAACCTGACACCGAGCATCGTCTCCATGTGCGCCTCGACAAGGCCCTGCACATCCGCCTCGACCTGCGCCAGTCGCGGCACGACCTCAGTCACACCACTCGTCACGTTGAACAGCCTCAGT
The DNA window shown above is from Streptomyces sp. NBC_01451 and carries:
- a CDS encoding DUF6615 family protein, with protein sequence MTTGGREEVQERDDFIVSLNIDRTPDDIRSAGQRRLVRELLAELRRVAEDPRYAGIVREVIDPVTGSARRRAPRTALLQARLAVEGYQLRRRREGRPLLMEETATQILLASASPEIEYYEFTKTEESRYGADWLWVWLDRSGVCFMMLVQAKTLKVNNGRWSLDLGYRSGKGKRRQMDLLLESAEVFGVPFSYVIYAGDRQYRATLECSSPHNDGHCRDRDRAGVSWLAGLSAHNVMTMLRPSEYAADALHRSMPLEDMLGTDKPLPPIIDLNQKVLPHEVRDLLSNPEGQAQTIARMVFGQVSTIRMGQFSAADTALMPLPEGSIVPELPRDRGHLPLPYLPHIFGGLRSSAPTFVQDVMAGRTPPSWVTERLAGIVIVPDSEPEVRHHPPQLPAPSLQLPPSTSANAAEEPRRVA
- a CDS encoding Eco57I restriction-modification methylase domain-containing protein, encoding MSLTSSHSATVHAEAIPAEAVANGEVYTRRWVVDMILDLVGYTTDRDLDQLVIVDPACGSGAFLLGIVERLSTVCRKLERDLPVKGVRALDLLSRNVKASREAVADVLVADGWDRETVDTVVRQWIQHGDYLLDDAGKADFVVGNPPYIRLEDVPDQRMQLYRRGHPSMVGRSDIYVGFFERGLASLARGGALGFICADRWMRNQYGRELRRLVADHFSMDFVATMHDVDAFEEQVSAYPAITILRNHPQGKSVAVDTTKSFGPDEARRLMDWLGDEDRAAANTSSFKAARLPHWFSAADSWPAGSPARLALLEDLNDRFPVLEETLTKVGIGVATGSDAVFLTEDDTLVEKDRLLPMAMVKDAKSGHLEWHGTHMVNPWDDDGELVDLDKYPRLRAYFEKHRAALEGRYVAKKQPDRWYKTIDKIDSRLTGRPKLLLPDMKLTIHPVLDEGGYYPHHNLYYVVSDTWDIKVLGGLLLSRVAQTFVEAYAVRMRGGTLRFQAQYLRRIRVPRPEAICQTDALALAHAFDHRDVQAATEAALRVYGIERIPD
- a CDS encoding PaeR7I family type II restriction endonuclease, whose product is MVEARSVESCASLVQPAHWLHVDHGGSVDGKFELAVRKYWEKREQQTARQIAEGKQDAGLRGAVTGGAHLDALTQLIVEHFVDVLEYPASSIFLGKKAELPGYYRPTKQWDLIVKNGTQLVAAIEFKSQSGPSFGNNFNNRTEEAIGSAVDTQRAIAKGLLGDARPWLGYVFLLEDADGSTQSAKRDFKPSFKVDEAFEGRPSYADRYQVLCRRLVEDGLYDAACFVLAPKDPERPIGQPDPKLEFAGFIDSLTKHVRKEPGL
- a CDS encoding DUF5655 domain-containing protein, translated to MVGLRLFNVTSGVTEVVPRLAQVEADVQGLVEAHMETMLGVRFLASEYAIDCVDGGRIDSLGLDENGAPVIVEYKRGTDAGVINQGLYYMAWLTNHKDAFQGLVRDRLGGMTTSQILWSVPRLICVAGDFTRYDAHAVREHRRSIDLVRYRYYGSDHIGLETVASVTGHSAVPRWRGPDLTMVRRHDGAMTELAGAVDEALTGLGAGVTRVQRKQYAAYQRLRNFACVLAPQQTKILVYLKADPKDVDLVPDFTRDVTGLGHHGTGDLELQLRSERDLERAQDLFRLSYAAA
- a CDS encoding PaeR7I family type II restriction endonuclease, whose translation is MSTQPTWDNDALNRAVHTMWAARSRGTQSGKHMAAVEDLVIESATEACKSTPITFLRGEAATLPGVYRPRKNWDIVALDGDRLVFAIEMKSQSVEKISNNANNRNEEAIGSATDLRLAHKKGLLGRDRGDDHRPWIGYLFILEEALGSTRPARQQVSAALPTDPAYGTHPSYEDRYRLLCERLLENKLYDGACFLLSNTTPGALVKQPDPSTGIDFGSFMESLAGYLAKYCANRT